One genomic region from Homalodisca vitripennis isolate AUS2020 chromosome 6, UT_GWSS_2.1, whole genome shotgun sequence encodes:
- the LOC124364808 gene encoding uncharacterized protein LOC124364808 isoform X6, with protein sequence MEIQDVETFAANLREQGYFLMVDDDGEPICNEDGKLLVCQEKNEESILPVPDCEVIRKLYGIPLEEQPVDVKVEVIKEDKFTVDYNVEEIVIDNSGKSNNRCNFVWLGQRSKDCQEATKALIELYGSEENQLLMNDKHTIKQKIWEKIAIDIESRGYKIANNRRDAGLRTFQKWRNMERTYWKYLKNPCIFGEDKRRKKPSFFDGVHSVISKRNCYRKEEPPKTWGKTEKWQ encoded by the exons atggaaattcaGGATGTTGAGACGTTTGCTGCAAATTTAAGAGAACAAGGTTACTTTTTAATGGTAGATGATGATGGTGAACCAATTTGTAACGAGGATGGAAAACTACTAGTTTGCCAAGAGAAAA atgaaGAAAGTATATTGCCCGTGCCAGACTGTGAAGTTATAAGAAAACTGTATGGTATACCATTAGAAGAACAACCTGTGGATGTTAAAGTTGAAGTTATTAAAGAAGATAAATTTACTGTGGATTATAACGTGGAAGAAATTGTCATCGACAACTCAG GTAAAAGCAACAACAGATGCAACTTTGTGTGGTTGGGCCAGAGATCTAAAGACTGTCAAGAAGCGACAAAAGCACTCATCGAACTCTATGGTAGTGAAGAAAATCAGTTGTTAATGAATGATAAACATACAATCAAACAAAAGATTTGGGAAAAAATTGCAATTGATATAGAGAGCAGAGGTTATAAAATAGCTAATAATAGAAGAGACGCAGGTCTAAGAACTTTCCAGAAGTGGAGAAACATGGAGCGGACATATTGGAAGTATCTCAAAAACCCATGTATTTTTGGAGAGGATAAAAGACGAAAAAAACCATCCTTTTTTGATGGTGTACATTCTGTTATTTCGAAAAGGAATTGTTACAGAAAGGAAGAACCACCTa